The following proteins are co-located in the Rippkaea orientalis PCC 8801 genome:
- a CDS encoding HlyD family secretion protein, which yields MLITHFNRLRKDLIITTIADHQTSAKRYLIKDPRSQETFEFREEEYFLCQLMDGVTSVPEILAAFEKRFQTQLTEADYQNFAQEIESLNLLESYNSEVQPTEQPIRNGQTNPSTMNGKKSHSSKMFVWKVRNPEAFFGRLVSWTKPYHRFLKLSPWLLIPLLVIALITFFNHLDLFWNDLNFFGDAIPFIVTYIANIVLLNGCGRLIQATIFTAYRGQPSVFGITLVLGFIPRFQVKLQEYQSASRQAQLWIYGAPLLLRLFVFSLGVIFWYATRTTGTALPTLVLVLAHTALSTFLFVSFPLLSGYGHYFLIAALGLPNNFLSQSQKASRMLFWGGRLPSFLSTKQKILLVGVGLASNIAVLIMLFLFINYFAQGITKTFPQIFGPQTGLFVLFLFLIIGLIQLIPRLDFGGRKAQVSSRSSVTFTNETPLAQTPLTASRKRFSAWLNTGVKILLLVGLIIWLSLPYQTKPGGTLQLLTPRQIDIQAQVSGKSQIIRVMFPGGNEQLIPAGTVIAQMKDIDLENEIETLGAEIDKAKSTLQSRQSDLDKLLATPRKEDIQVARDQVKAAQTEVETAKKAIAIAQKNLEVTEQQIQSALTEANFYIRETVRLEEGYQEGAIALSLVEDAQRQAETKKIEAQEKRALLLRQQQEVEQARSQLATAQENLQISQSSLELVLSGPYDDDVEAARHDVATARADLERLNKQQRQSQDKLKLTTLVMPLNGYLVTPYLETKVGTYLEQGDTFAVAEDATSILAEVQVPEYDVGQFSTGKKVAVKLAAYPNETITGKVVAITPSASEETTETSVESGRYLQVLVEIPYSGRILKTGMTGYAKIEGQTKPMIVAFTTPMVRFFQIEVWSWLP from the coding sequence ATGCTCATAACACATTTTAATCGGTTGCGTAAGGATCTAATTATTACTACGATAGCGGATCATCAAACATCGGCAAAACGCTACTTAATCAAAGATCCGAGATCTCAAGAAACTTTTGAATTTCGAGAAGAAGAATATTTTTTGTGTCAACTGATGGATGGAGTTACCTCCGTACCAGAAATTTTAGCGGCCTTTGAGAAACGCTTTCAGACTCAACTGACCGAAGCAGATTATCAAAACTTTGCTCAGGAAATTGAGAGCCTTAATCTCCTAGAGTCCTATAATAGCGAAGTTCAGCCCACTGAACAGCCCATTAGGAATGGTCAAACCAATCCCTCAACCATGAACGGGAAAAAAAGCCATTCTTCTAAGATGTTTGTGTGGAAAGTTAGGAATCCTGAGGCGTTTTTTGGTCGATTAGTCTCTTGGACTAAACCTTATCACCGTTTTTTAAAATTATCCCCCTGGCTACTCATTCCTTTATTAGTGATCGCGCTGATTACGTTTTTCAATCATCTGGACTTGTTCTGGAATGACCTGAATTTTTTCGGTGATGCAATCCCTTTTATTGTCACTTATATTGCTAACATTGTCCTCTTGAATGGCTGTGGTCGGCTGATTCAAGCAACGATTTTTACTGCCTATAGAGGACAGCCCTCAGTGTTTGGGATAACCCTAGTCTTAGGATTTATCCCTCGTTTCCAAGTTAAGCTTCAAGAGTATCAAAGCGCATCAAGACAAGCTCAACTTTGGATCTATGGTGCGCCTTTGCTGCTGCGCCTTTTTGTTTTTAGCTTGGGCGTGATTTTTTGGTATGCTACTCGCACCACGGGAACGGCACTACCAACTTTGGTTTTAGTGCTTGCCCATACTGCCCTTTCAACCTTCTTGTTTGTGTCCTTCCCCCTGTTGTCAGGCTATGGTCATTACTTCTTGATTGCTGCGTTGGGACTACCTAATAACTTTCTCTCCCAGTCTCAAAAAGCTTCAAGGATGCTGTTCTGGGGAGGGCGTTTACCGAGTTTTTTATCAACTAAACAGAAAATTTTGCTGGTCGGGGTAGGATTAGCCAGTAATATCGCTGTCTTGATAATGCTGTTTCTATTTATTAACTATTTTGCCCAAGGGATAACCAAGACTTTTCCGCAAATCTTTGGACCACAGACTGGCCTATTTGTCCTATTCCTCTTCTTGATCATCGGTTTGATTCAACTGATTCCTCGATTGGACTTCGGTGGGAGAAAAGCTCAAGTTTCCAGTCGCTCTAGTGTAACTTTCACAAACGAAACCCCTCTTGCTCAAACGCCCTTAACCGCTTCTAGGAAAAGATTTTCTGCGTGGTTGAACACAGGGGTGAAAATTCTGCTTCTTGTGGGTTTAATCATTTGGCTGTCCCTGCCTTATCAAACCAAGCCAGGCGGAACCCTACAACTGCTGACCCCAAGACAAATAGACATTCAAGCCCAAGTCAGTGGTAAAAGCCAAATCATCCGAGTGATGTTTCCCGGGGGGAATGAACAATTGATCCCAGCAGGAACAGTCATTGCTCAAATGAAAGATATTGACCTTGAAAACGAGATAGAGACACTGGGAGCGGAAATTGACAAAGCCAAAAGTACACTCCAAAGTCGCCAATCCGATCTCGACAAACTGTTAGCCACACCAAGAAAAGAAGATATACAAGTGGCTCGTGATCAGGTCAAGGCAGCCCAAACGGAAGTAGAGACAGCCAAAAAAGCCATTGCGATCGCCCAAAAAAACTTAGAAGTCACCGAGCAGCAAATACAAAGTGCCCTAACCGAAGCCAATTTTTATATTCGTGAGACGGTTCGCTTAGAAGAAGGTTACCAAGAAGGAGCCATTGCTTTAAGCCTTGTAGAAGATGCCCAAAGACAAGCCGAAACCAAAAAAATCGAAGCCCAAGAAAAACGGGCTTTGTTATTAAGACAACAACAAGAAGTTGAACAAGCCCGTAGTCAGTTAGCTACTGCCCAAGAAAATCTGCAAATCAGTCAATCTTCCCTGGAATTAGTCTTAAGTGGTCCCTATGATGACGATGTTGAAGCAGCTCGGCACGATGTTGCAACCGCTAGGGCTGACCTAGAACGGTTAAATAAACAACAACGGCAATCTCAAGATAAACTCAAACTGACCACCTTAGTGATGCCCTTAAATGGTTATTTGGTGACCCCTTATTTAGAAACTAAAGTAGGAACCTATTTGGAACAAGGAGATACCTTTGCTGTCGCAGAGGACGCCACAAGCATCTTAGCAGAAGTGCAAGTTCCCGAATACGATGTCGGTCAATTTTCGACAGGAAAAAAAGTTGCAGTGAAACTCGCTGCCTATCCCAATGAAACCATTACCGGAAAAGTTGTAGCCATCACTCCCTCGGCTAGCGAGGAAACAACGGAAACTAGCGTCGAATCTGGGCGATATCTCCAAGTGTTAGTCGAAATTCCCTATTCAGGACGAATATTAAAAACTGGGATGACGGGTTATGCTAAGATTGAAGGGCAAACCAAACCAATGATTGTCGCATTTACGACACCTATGGTTCGCTTCTTCCAAATAGAAGTATGGTCTTGGCTCCCTTAG
- a CDS encoding tetratricopeptide repeat protein — protein MSNFTPKIKRVTKPTDKSGLARMALQLVQENRYDEALLAFQEILEQDPNTKQAHLGIGRIYLKQKDYQGALTHFQTARNLDPMMVQASLAIGNAYYELKQLELSMQAFQDAVNIDPSDATGYLGIGRVLIKQKQYPQAKEQLQKALVLNPQLILARLLMAQIYQEQGDIDQAITEIESVLKLNPTLSNAYQGLGNLYLKQEKYALARKNFEQAQQLNPKIPAAAKLPYLEVLVQDNALDEATAILKEMPNQKPLEVRKQKLWGDIYVRQGFLEEALQSYRSAALLAAEEGEIRNELSDLDPLLQKAQTDLKALVEIYKAKAIERISTMKLPENATDRTALDSLF, from the coding sequence ATGTCTAATTTTACCCCTAAAATCAAACGAGTCACGAAACCGACTGACAAAAGCGGATTAGCAAGGATGGCTTTGCAACTCGTCCAAGAAAACCGCTATGATGAAGCTTTGTTAGCTTTTCAAGAAATTCTTGAACAAGATCCCAATACCAAACAAGCTCATCTAGGAATTGGCAGGATCTATTTGAAGCAAAAAGATTACCAAGGAGCCTTGACTCACTTCCAAACCGCCAGAAACCTAGATCCGATGATGGTTCAAGCGTCTTTAGCCATTGGCAATGCTTATTACGAGCTAAAGCAACTAGAATTATCAATGCAAGCTTTTCAAGACGCAGTCAATATTGATCCTAGCGATGCAACGGGGTATTTGGGGATTGGTCGAGTTCTCATCAAGCAAAAGCAATATCCTCAAGCCAAGGAGCAATTGCAAAAAGCTCTAGTCCTCAATCCGCAGTTGATACTAGCCCGTCTGCTCATGGCTCAGATTTATCAGGAACAGGGGGATATAGATCAAGCTATTACTGAAATAGAATCAGTCCTCAAGCTCAATCCCACCCTCTCCAATGCCTATCAAGGGTTAGGAAATCTCTACCTGAAACAAGAAAAATATGCCCTAGCTCGGAAAAACTTTGAACAAGCTCAGCAATTAAATCCCAAGATTCCAGCAGCAGCTAAACTGCCTTATCTAGAAGTTTTAGTCCAAGATAACGCCCTCGATGAAGCAACAGCTATTCTAAAGGAAATGCCCAACCAAAAACCCCTCGAAGTGAGAAAACAAAAACTATGGGGAGATATTTATGTCCGTCAAGGCTTCCTCGAAGAAGCCCTACAATCTTACCGATCAGCTGCTTTACTGGCAGCAGAAGAGGGAGAGATAAGAAATGAGCTTTCGGATTTAGATCCGTTACTACAGAAAGCCCAAACTGACTTAAAAGCCTTAGTAGAAATCTACAAAGCCAAAGCAATTGAGCGAATTTCAACAATGAAACTCCCGGAGAATGCGACGGACAGGACAGCATTAGATTCTTTATTCTAG
- the panD gene encoding aspartate 1-decarboxylase codes for MKRTFLNSKIHRATVTGSELNYVGSMAIDAELMKAANILPFERIEIVNVNNGQRWATYVIEAEPGSGIMEVRGAAARLAEVGDIVIIFTYIEIEEPIPVPWHPRVVMVNEKNQISEIRHIAADKPSELLFSL; via the coding sequence ATGAAACGTACTTTTTTGAACAGCAAAATTCACCGAGCCACTGTCACCGGTTCAGAACTCAACTATGTGGGATCGATGGCGATTGATGCTGAACTGATGAAAGCAGCCAACATTCTCCCCTTTGAAAGAATAGAAATCGTTAACGTTAATAACGGACAACGATGGGCAACCTATGTTATTGAAGCTGAACCGGGCAGTGGCATTATGGAGGTCAGAGGGGCTGCTGCTAGACTGGCGGAAGTTGGGGATATTGTAATTATCTTTACCTATATCGAGATCGAAGAACCCATCCCTGTCCCTTGGCATCCGCGTGTCGTCATGGTCAATGAAAAGAATCAAATCTCTGAAATTCGCCACATAGCTGCTGATAAACCTTCTGAATTGCTCTTTTCACTCTAA
- a CDS encoding non-ribosomal peptide synthetase, with protein MFQDRLRNKDIADWRTELAQNIEQSGNCGDRLLSNPSSIRVGVEKIIIPAPLSQELRYLAEAENVDLGIIFLGIFQVLLHRHTSDDEVPVGVMIPVEDKEGSTSRGDLVKPLVFRSKFSPKLTLSQLWQQILHNHSHFLQQATSIQDCYEGKQSKEEETPLNYPNPLRAAFSMEEMPLIKPSFSDLVLTQVTLNEPILPCDLVLSVRTEGEEITLKLLYDSNLFSADFAERISRHLLNALNATVEKPNCLVEKLPLMDQEEYQQLILEWSGTDADFPPEICLHQLFEAQVKRTPDACAVIHNQEQISYQALDQRANQLARYLQQFEVKPDTKVALYLDPSIELLITILAIWKAGAAYVPISPSMPRERVHFMLCDIQAPVLITKEPFINNDLAFPCQVIRLDADAAQIDGQPNTPPLHQATPDNLAYVIYTSGSTGEPKGVMVPHRGIANTLLRRQEAFPFHQTDRLLLTFSFVFDASIFQLFQPLLSGACLVIPEREHGGDPMRIINAIRRYQITVLGLNPSLLALLVKEQGFEQCDSVRMMFCGGESVSESLLEKINEVTGINVHNMYGPTEASMEATYWTYEPQMRVSIGRPIKNTRAYVLDEQLQPTPIGVPGELYLGGVGLAWGYLNQPQLTAEKFLPDPFSSVPSRRMYRTGDRCRWLPNGYLEYLGRQDEQVKLNGYRIELQEIEACLQKNTTVRENVVLLREDQPGDKRLVGYVVPKNIEQSNPEELRSYLRSHLPTYMIPSTFVFLESLPRTAGGKVNRRALKAHPLTPSSRRIADWSEQPLEAFLAGLWQEVLGLDGIGEGENFFELGGNSLRAAILAHKLEETLNEFVYPIVLYDAPTLEKLAHYLRLNYPQSVVRLFGQEALKGVESPRSSAITEASITTLRELIRPLPTRESIPDSPKNPEAIFILSPPRSGSTLLRIMLGGHPALFSPPELQLLNYNTLGERKAALSSERDNFWLQGTIQALMQIQGWSVEEATEKMQQLETENLSVKGFYRLMQEWLGEVKLVEKTPTYALDLQTLNRAEEDFENALYIHLIRHPSAAIASFEEAKLDVFFPPFFKGAHHFTVWQLAELVWTICHQNILDFLTTIPPERKHAVRFEDLVSNPKETMEKVAKFLDLPFHPNMINPYEQDRAAQMTDKIHSMARMLGDVKFHQHGQIKAEAAKRTYGRYPEEKLADVTRQLAGKLGYELYQPLDKSLVSLETRGESSPFFGVHPMASEVSYYQPLVNQLGSNQPFYVFRMQTLNGAATVPQSIPELAAAYVQELQTFQPEGPYRLGGWSFGGLVVFEMACQLAAKGEEIALLALFSSYIGEFRVEWPAPRFHDFLTGVFYEYGLDLGQIDVDHLSRVQFLELAFVQAKQSGVISPDLAFSDFYRVIRQNWRVYRRNVQLGRGYIPQTQLKHLVLFEAEDRSLDGHGPFENWERFATKVSYHEVPGNHFTMLREPNVSYLAASLKQYL; from the coding sequence ATGTTTCAAGACAGGTTGAGAAACAAGGATATTGCTGACTGGCGAACTGAGTTAGCACAGAACATAGAACAATCAGGAAATTGCGGCGATCGCCTATTGTCGAATCCTTCTAGTATTAGGGTAGGTGTTGAAAAAATCATCATACCAGCCCCATTGTCCCAGGAATTGCGTTACTTAGCCGAGGCTGAAAACGTAGACTTAGGCATTATTTTTTTGGGGATCTTTCAAGTACTCTTGCATCGGCATACCAGTGATGATGAAGTACCTGTAGGTGTCATGATTCCTGTTGAGGATAAAGAGGGATCAACTTCTAGGGGAGACTTGGTAAAACCGCTTGTTTTTCGGTCAAAATTCTCGCCAAAGCTCACCCTTAGCCAGCTTTGGCAGCAAATTTTACATAATCACTCGCATTTTCTGCAACAGGCAACCTCGATCCAAGACTGTTACGAAGGGAAGCAAAGCAAGGAAGAAGAAACCCCCCTGAATTACCCCAACCCCTTGCGAGCGGCATTCTCGATGGAAGAAATGCCGCTAATTAAGCCAAGCTTTTCTGACTTAGTGTTAACTCAGGTTACCCTCAACGAACCGATTTTACCTTGCGATCTTGTCCTGAGTGTTAGGACTGAGGGGGAAGAAATTACCCTCAAGCTTCTCTATGATAGCAACCTCTTTTCTGCCGACTTTGCCGAACGGATATCACGACATTTACTCAACGCTTTAAACGCGACTGTTGAAAAACCGAACTGCTTAGTAGAAAAGTTACCCCTGATGGATCAAGAAGAATACCAACAACTAATACTAGAGTGGAGTGGGACTGATGCAGACTTTCCGCCAGAAATCTGTCTTCACCAGCTTTTTGAAGCACAAGTTAAGCGAACCCCCGACGCTTGTGCGGTCATCCATAACCAAGAACAGATATCCTACCAAGCACTGGATCAACGAGCCAATCAGTTAGCCAGATATCTACAACAATTTGAGGTTAAACCAGATACCAAGGTAGCTCTCTACTTAGATCCGTCCATTGAATTACTCATAACCATCTTGGCTATTTGGAAAGCCGGGGCAGCCTATGTTCCGATTTCTCCGTCAATGCCAAGGGAACGGGTGCATTTTATGCTCTGTGATATCCAAGCTCCAGTCTTGATCACCAAAGAACCCTTTATCAACAATGATCTAGCATTTCCTTGTCAGGTGATCCGACTCGATGCCGATGCTGCCCAGATTGACGGTCAGCCAAACACTCCGCCCCTCCATCAAGCAACGCCAGACAATCTAGCTTATGTTATTTACACCTCTGGGTCAACGGGGGAACCGAAAGGCGTAATGGTTCCCCATCGAGGGATTGCTAATACCCTATTGAGGCGACAAGAGGCTTTTCCCTTCCATCAGACAGATCGACTGTTGCTCACCTTCTCCTTTGTCTTTGATGCCTCAATCTTCCAACTTTTCCAACCCCTACTATCGGGAGCTTGTTTGGTGATTCCTGAACGGGAACATGGGGGTGATCCCATGCGCATCATCAACGCTATCCGTCGTTATCAAATTACCGTACTGGGGTTAAATCCTTCCTTATTGGCTCTGTTAGTCAAAGAGCAAGGGTTTGAGCAATGTGATTCTGTGCGAATGATGTTTTGTGGTGGGGAATCGGTATCTGAGAGCCTTCTAGAGAAAATCAACGAGGTTACAGGCATTAACGTCCATAATATGTACGGACCCACAGAAGCCTCCATGGAAGCTACCTATTGGACCTATGAACCCCAAATGCGAGTTTCTATTGGACGACCCATCAAGAATACAAGAGCTTATGTTCTTGATGAGCAATTACAACCTACACCCATTGGAGTCCCCGGAGAATTATACCTTGGAGGTGTAGGATTGGCTTGGGGCTACTTAAATCAACCCCAACTGACCGCAGAAAAATTTTTACCCGATCCCTTTAGTTCCGTACCCAGTCGGCGAATGTATCGAACAGGGGATAGGTGTCGCTGGTTGCCTAACGGGTATCTTGAGTATTTAGGTCGCCAAGATGAGCAGGTGAAGCTGAACGGCTATCGCATCGAACTCCAAGAAATAGAAGCTTGTCTGCAAAAGAATACAACGGTGCGAGAAAATGTCGTTCTCCTGCGCGAAGATCAACCAGGAGATAAGCGACTGGTTGGTTATGTAGTCCCCAAGAACATTGAGCAAAGTAACCCCGAAGAGTTACGAAGTTACCTGCGGAGTCATCTTCCCACCTATATGATTCCGTCTACCTTTGTTTTTTTGGAATCCTTGCCTCGCACTGCGGGGGGCAAGGTGAACCGCCGAGCGCTAAAAGCTCATCCCCTGACCCCCTCTTCACGAAGGATTGCTGATTGGTCAGAGCAACCGTTAGAAGCTTTTCTGGCGGGGTTGTGGCAGGAAGTCTTAGGACTTGATGGCATTGGGGAAGGGGAAAATTTCTTTGAGTTAGGAGGTAATTCTCTAAGGGCTGCTATTTTAGCCCATAAGCTTGAGGAAACCTTGAATGAGTTTGTTTATCCGATCGTTTTGTACGATGCTCCAACTCTCGAAAAACTTGCCCACTATTTACGCCTCAATTATCCTCAGTCAGTGGTTCGCTTGTTTGGACAAGAGGCCTTGAAGGGCGTAGAATCTCCTCGTAGCAGTGCCATTACTGAAGCGAGTATCACTACCCTTAGAGAATTAATCCGCCCACTTCCTACACGGGAGTCTATCCCCGATAGTCCGAAAAATCCGGAGGCAATCTTTATTCTGTCTCCCCCTCGTTCGGGTTCAACCCTGTTGCGGATTATGTTGGGCGGCCATCCGGCACTGTTTTCTCCACCAGAATTGCAGTTGCTCAACTACAACACCCTAGGGGAACGAAAAGCGGCCTTATCTTCTGAACGGGATAATTTTTGGCTACAGGGGACGATTCAAGCCCTGATGCAAATTCAGGGGTGGAGTGTTGAGGAAGCTACCGAAAAGATGCAGCAGTTGGAAACGGAGAATCTCTCGGTTAAAGGGTTCTATCGGCTGATGCAAGAGTGGCTAGGGGAGGTCAAACTGGTGGAGAAAACCCCCACTTATGCGCTGGATTTACAGACTTTAAACAGGGCAGAGGAAGATTTTGAAAATGCCTTGTATATTCATCTGATTCGCCATCCTTCGGCTGCGATCGCCTCTTTTGAGGAAGCCAAGCTCGATGTCTTTTTCCCGCCCTTTTTTAAGGGAGCTCATCATTTCACCGTTTGGCAGTTGGCTGAACTGGTCTGGACGATTTGTCACCAAAATATTCTTGATTTCCTCACGACGATTCCTCCAGAGCGAAAACACGCTGTTAGATTTGAGGATCTCGTCTCGAACCCCAAAGAAACCATGGAAAAGGTCGCCAAATTTCTCGATTTGCCCTTTCATCCCAACATGATTAATCCTTATGAGCAAGATCGGGCGGCACAGATGACCGATAAAATCCATTCTATGGCTCGGATGCTAGGGGATGTCAAGTTTCACCAACACGGTCAGATTAAAGCTGAAGCGGCCAAGCGTACCTATGGGCGTTATCCTGAAGAGAAACTCGCAGATGTTACGCGCCAACTCGCGGGTAAACTTGGGTATGAGCTATACCAGCCTTTGGATAAATCCTTAGTCAGTTTAGAAACACGCGGGGAGTCGTCACCCTTTTTTGGGGTGCATCCCATGGCAAGCGAGGTATCCTACTATCAGCCTCTAGTGAATCAACTGGGCTCAAATCAGCCTTTCTATGTCTTCCGAATGCAGACACTCAATGGTGCAGCCACTGTGCCTCAATCCATCCCTGAATTAGCGGCTGCCTACGTCCAAGAACTGCAAACTTTTCAGCCAGAAGGTCCCTATCGCTTAGGAGGTTGGTCTTTTGGTGGCCTGGTTGTTTTTGAAATGGCTTGCCAACTAGCGGCAAAGGGCGAAGAGATTGCACTCCTTGCCTTGTTTAGTAGCTATATTGGTGAATTTAGGGTAGAGTGGCCAGCCCCGCGATTTCATGACTTTTTGACAGGGGTTTTTTACGAATATGGGTTAGATCTTGGACAGATCGACGTTGATCACCTTAGCCGAGTTCAATTCTTAGAATTAGCCTTTGTTCAAGCTAAACAGTCAGGAGTCATCTCACCGGATTTGGCGTTTTCTGATTTTTATCGAGTTATACGGCAAAACTGGCGTGTTTATCGTCGAAACGTGCAACTAGGTCGTGGCTACATTCCCCAAACGCAACTTAAACACCTAGTCCTTTTTGAAGCCGAAGATCGATCTTTAGATGGACACGGACCGTTTGAGAATTGGGAGAGATTTGCCACTAAAGTCTCTTATCATGAGGTACCGGGCAATCACTTTACCATGCTCCGCGAACCTAATGTAAGTTATCTGGCTGCATCCTTGAAGCAATATCTCTAA
- a CDS encoding Fur family transcriptional regulator → MNNPGGQAQPIRCLSDALNRCQDLGMRVSRQRRSILELLWRVQEHLSAKEIYHLLNEEGKEIGHTSVYQNLEALSNQGIIECVERCDGRLYGHISDSHSHVNCLDTQKIIDINVELPLELVETIEAQTGVKITDYRIDFFGYQQLNG, encoded by the coding sequence ATGAATAACCCAGGAGGTCAAGCCCAACCCATTCGCTGTCTTAGTGATGCCCTGAATCGTTGTCAAGACCTGGGAATGCGGGTCAGTCGTCAGCGACGATCTATCCTAGAACTGCTGTGGAGGGTACAAGAACATCTTTCGGCTAAGGAAATTTATCACTTGCTCAATGAAGAAGGCAAAGAGATTGGGCATACATCAGTTTACCAGAATTTAGAGGCACTGTCTAACCAAGGGATTATCGAATGTGTCGAACGGTGTGATGGAAGACTCTACGGACACATTAGTGACTCCCATAGTCATGTTAATTGCTTAGATACCCAGAAAATTATCGATATTAATGTGGAACTTCCTCTCGAGTTAGTTGAAACAATTGAAGCGCAAACAGGGGTGAAAATTACCGACTATCGAATTGATTTTTTTGGCTACCAACAACTCAATGGTTAG
- a CDS encoding DUF3685 domain-containing protein → MLLFPLRVVSDRPLNLYIIDNDPIFRLGLSSVLGNYGDFHLIGQGEVSTTLLETLSTQTIDLIIVDPDLPDQTNQGWDLCRQIKENHSSIKVCLMTYSTDFLKLQQAKETGIEGYCPKGTAVEELIKILQKIAQGQTQWKMLNLTSFQGNVNLVISRKPWLARLKQSGINQINQNLHQISEKLQKSQLSRGDKLFWSGRKRELLAARWLVNQLIPVAEIMIPSPKDLESPLAAVENNFQTPNMAANSLATIPGFESNNPSIIVYHTLKKIKNNSLNLSSNALEIDIFKPEPKEELITIIIHQLGRVLEDLKFLETTTDNFPKNSTLILQKIWQESALNFMGKYCVLTEKSSLSWEEIEDIIDEYTPSVQEEILAKIPFVSELLKYLLFNESLVIDQVRYRAQSPEAQQRAEMLLHNLLIGIANGIVSLILNNFSELETIRLKLYNESLISSREIARFRNHLSWLYRQQQYWEEPKNIFESQYRLLFWSDKGIEATFIHAPRQEELKQLDGLRWVVTIILETRDAFAPLLRSVVGFIGNGLVYVLTQVVGKGLGLIGRGIIQGIGNSLQETRYGKNRER, encoded by the coding sequence ATGTTACTTTTTCCCCTAAGAGTTGTGAGCGATCGCCCCCTTAATCTGTATATTATTGATAACGATCCCATTTTTCGCTTGGGACTTTCAAGTGTGCTAGGAAATTATGGAGATTTTCATCTCATTGGTCAAGGAGAAGTCTCTACAACCCTTCTTGAAACCCTATCAACTCAAACCATAGATCTCATTATTGTCGATCCTGATTTACCCGATCAAACTAATCAAGGGTGGGATCTCTGTCGGCAAATTAAAGAAAATCATTCAAGTATCAAAGTTTGTTTAATGACTTATTCGACAGACTTTTTAAAACTACAACAGGCAAAAGAAACGGGAATTGAAGGTTATTGTCCCAAAGGAACTGCCGTTGAAGAATTAATCAAAATATTGCAAAAAATTGCCCAAGGACAAACCCAATGGAAAATGCTCAATCTAACCTCTTTTCAAGGGAATGTCAATTTAGTAATCTCCCGTAAACCCTGGTTAGCACGTCTTAAACAATCAGGGATAAATCAAATTAATCAAAATCTGCATCAAATTAGTGAAAAACTTCAAAAATCTCAATTGTCAAGGGGGGATAAACTATTTTGGAGCGGCAGAAAACGTGAACTTTTAGCGGCTCGTTGGCTAGTTAATCAATTAATTCCCGTTGCCGAGATTATGATCCCTTCCCCAAAGGATTTAGAAAGTCCATTAGCTGCTGTGGAAAATAATTTTCAAACCCCAAATATGGCGGCAAATTCCTTGGCAACCATCCCAGGATTTGAGTCTAATAATCCCTCAATTATTGTTTATCATACCCTCAAAAAAATCAAAAACAATAGTCTAAATTTAAGCTCTAATGCCTTGGAAATTGACATTTTTAAACCTGAGCCAAAAGAAGAATTGATCACCATCATTATTCATCAATTAGGAAGGGTTTTAGAAGACTTAAAATTTCTTGAAACCACGACCGATAATTTCCCTAAAAATAGTACGCTTATTTTACAAAAAATTTGGCAAGAATCAGCCTTGAATTTTATGGGAAAATATTGCGTATTGACTGAAAAATCAAGCTTAAGCTGGGAAGAAATAGAAGATATTATTGATGAATATACCCCGTCAGTGCAAGAAGAGATTTTAGCAAAAATTCCTTTTGTAAGCGAATTATTAAAATATTTGTTGTTTAATGAAAGCTTAGTGATCGATCAAGTTAGGTATCGGGCGCAATCGCCTGAAGCTCAACAACGGGCTGAAATGCTTCTTCATAACCTACTCATTGGTATTGCTAACGGGATTGTTTCCTTGATTTTAAATAACTTTTCAGAACTTGAAACCATCCGATTAAAACTATATAATGAGTCCCTAATTTCTTCTAGAGAAATAGCGAGATTTCGCAATCATTTATCGTGGCTATATCGTCAACAACAATATTGGGAAGAACCCAAAAACATCTTTGAAAGTCAATACCGACTATTATTTTGGAGTGACAAAGGGATTGAAGCTACCTTCATTCATGCACCACGACAAGAAGAACTTAAACAACTCGACGGACTGCGTTGGGTAGTTACGATTATTTTAGAAACCCGTGATGCGTTTGCTCCGTTGCTCCGATCTGTGGTGGGATTTATCGGCAATGGGTTAGTTTATGTATTAACTCAAGTGGTCGGTAAAGGGTTAGGACTGATTGGCCGAGGTATTATTCAAGGCATTGGTAATAGTTTACAGGAAACTCGCTATGGGAAAAATCGAGAGCGGTGA